A genome region from Carya illinoinensis cultivar Pawnee chromosome 2, C.illinoinensisPawnee_v1, whole genome shotgun sequence includes the following:
- the LOC122296693 gene encoding wall-associated receptor kinase-like 14, producing MVSLFWLNFYPERKMISPHQQIVFVSLIIVMSIVHPTGAENPPCKTSCGKNKTVQYPFGFSSSCAIQLSCNDSDIQVGEFRVLNITSSSILVDLPAKCNRTIDSIWQLFGSNYAPTSRNSFLLHNCTSKQNASTLPKEVDRALFNLPGCNANISYFPEESGRKAPILSYENVNPTNCTFLFSSVVLEGDSLQLHRFELAWWLGVERSQNCSKNSDYTSVRTPEGKTGFRCQCKPGFKGDGYGDGDGCKKVSDCNPTRYLSGHCGGISKVRLLLVGIFAGASIMAAVCITCYFVRRRSTGLKNEMSARRLLCEAAANSSVPLYAYREIERATNNFSDGQRLGTGAFGTVYKGKFQNDEWVAIKKIKYRDTNSIDQVLNEIKLLSSVSHPNLVRLLGCCIEDGEQILVYEFMPNGTLSEHLQRERGKVLPWTVRLTIGAETAHAITYLHSAMNPPIYHRDIKSSNILLDHSFNSKVADFGLSRLGMTEISHISTTPQGTPGYVDPQYHQNFHLSDKSDVYSFGVVLIEIITALKVVDFTRPPSEVNLAALAIDRIGRGCVDEIIDPSLEPNRDAWTLHSLHKVAELAFRCLAFHSDTRPSMMEVAEELEHIKRSGWTTFDENACMASSAVSSCSSPHNGSEKSLGGGMTVGKAGLGSQRSVVSEKVADCAASMEEMKDSSPVSVYDPWLSQESSPSANSLLGNGAR from the exons ATGGTTTCTCTGTTTTGGCTCAATTTCTATCCAGAGCGAAAAATGATTTCCCCCCACCAACAGATTGTGTTTGTCTCCCTTATCATCGTAATGTCCATTGTGCATCCCACTGGAGCCGAAAATCCCCCCTGCAAAACCTCGTGcggaaaaaataaaactgtaCAGTATCCATTCGGCTTCTCGAGCTCTTGCGCGATCCAATTATCCTGCAACGACTCCGACATCCAGGTCGGCGAATTCCGAGTCCTTAACATAACCTCTAGCAGCATCCTCGTCGATCTTCCGGCGAAATGTAACCGTACGATAGACTCGATCTGGCAGCTCTTCGGCAGCAACTACGCACCGACATCGCGGAACAGCTTCCTCCTCCATAACTGTACCTCCAAGCAGAATGCCAGCACATTACCGAAGGAAGTGGACAGGGCCCTATTCAATTTACCGGGCTGCAATGCCAATATAAGCTACTTCCCTGAAGAAAGTGGACGGAAAGCCCCTATACTTAGCTACGAGAATGTGAATCCGACAAACTGCACCTTCTTGTTCTCCTCCGTCGTGCTTGAAGGGGATTCGCTTCAGCTTCATAGGTTTGAGCTGGCGTGGTGGCTCGGCGTCGAAAGGAGCCAGAATTGCTCTAAGAATTCAGATTATACGTCGGTTCGGACGCCCGAAGGCAAGACAGGTTTCCGGTGCCAGTGTAAGCCCGGGTTTAAAGGCGATGGATACGGCGACGGCGACGGTTGCAAGAAAG TTTCTGATTGCAATCCTACAAGGTACCTGTCTGGCCATTGTGGAGGCATATCTAAAGTCCGTCTTCTCCTCGTAG GAATTTTTGCTGGAGCTTCTATAATGGCTGCAGTGTGTATTACGTGTTACTTTGTTCGGCGCCGCTCCActggtttgaaaaatgaaatgagtGCAAGACGCCTCCTATGTGAAGCTGCTGCCAACTCTAGTGTACCTCTATATGCTTACAGAGAAATAGAAAGAGCCACTAATAACTTCTCGGATGGACAAAGGCTCGGGACTGGGGCCTTTGGTACAGTTTACAaaggaaaatttcaaaatgatGAGTGGGTCGCCATAAAAAAGATCAAATATAGAGACACCAACAGTATTGACCAAGTCCTGAACGAGATCAAACTCCTTTCCTCTGTGAGCCACCCGAATTTGGTTCGCCTCTTAGGTTGCTGCATAGAGGACGGCGAACAGATACTTGTCTATGAATTTATGCCTAATGGAACTCTATCTGAGCATCTACAAAGGGAAAGGGGTAAAGTACTCCCATGGACTGTACGgctcacaattggtgctgaaactGCTCACGCCATAACATATCTCCACTCTGCCATGAATCCACCAATTTATCACAGAGACATCAAATCTAGCAATATATTATTGGATCACAGCTTCAATTCGAAGGTAGCCGATTTTGGTCTTTCTAGACTGGGCATGACAGAAATATCACACATCTCAACAACCCCACAAGGGACTCCAGGCTACGTTGATCCTCAATATCATCAGAACTTCCATCTCTCTGATAAAAGCGACGTTTACAGTTTTGGAGTAGTTTTAATAGAGATAATAACTGCATTGAAAGTGGTTGATTTTACTCGACCTCCCAGTGAGGTGAATTTGGCAGCACTTGCTATTGATAGAATTGGGAGGGGTTGTGTGGATGAGATAATAGACCCTTCCCTTGAGCCAAATAGGGATGCTTGGACACTTCATTCTCTTCACAAGGTTGCTGAGCTTGCATTCAGGTGCCTTGCTTTTCATAGTGACACGAGGCCTTCTATGATGGAAGTGGCAGAAGAGCTGGAACACATCAAGCGAAGTGGGTGGACAACATTCGATgaaaatgcatgcatggcatCTTCAGCGGTATCCTCGTGTTCTTCACCACATAACGGAAGCGAGAAGTCATTGGGTGGTGGTATGACAGTTGGGAAGGCAGGGTTAGGGAGCCAGAGATCGGTTGTTTCAGAAAAAGTGGCAGATTGTGCAGCTTCAATGGAGGAGATGAAGGATAGCTCCCCTGTTTCTGTGTATGATCCTTGGTTAAGTCAAGAAAGCTCGCCCTCAGCAAACAGCTTGTTGGGTAATGGAGCTCGGTGA
- the LOC122301958 gene encoding cold-regulated 413 plasma membrane protein 2-like — protein sequence MGRMNYLAMKTDPAMEDLIGSDINDLKIAAKRLINHATKLAGLSFGTSFLEWVASFSAIYLLILDRTNWRTNMLTSLLVPYIFFSLPSVLFNFFRGEVGKWIAFIAVVLRLFFPRHFPDWLEMPGSLILLLVVAPSFFADTLKDSWVGILICLIIGCYLLQEHIRASGGFKNSFTQNHGISNTVGIILLLVYPVWGLVVYFL from the exons ATGGGAAGGATGAATTACTTGGCTATGAAAACTGATCCGGCAATGGAGGATTTGATCGGCTCTGATATCAATGACCTCAAGATCGCTGCAAAGAGGCTTATCAATCATGCCACCAAGCTTGCTGGCCTCAGCTTTGGGACTTCTTTTCTGGAATGGGTGGCTTCCTTCTCAGCTAT TTATTTGCTGATATTGGATCGAACCAACTGGAGAACAAACATGCTGACTTCACTTTTAGTCCCTTACATATTCTTTAGCCTTCCTTCAGTGCTGTTCAATTTTTTCAG AGGAGAGGTTGGAAAATGGATTGCTTTCATTGCAGTTGTACTAAGGCTTTTCTTCCCACGACACTTCCCAG ATTGGCTGGAGATGCCAGGATCTTTGATTCTGCTCTTGGTTGTGGCTCCCAGCTTCTTTGCAGACACCTTGAAGGACAGCTGGGTTGGTATCTTGATATGCCTTATCATCGGTTGTTACCTATTGCAAGAGCATATTCGGGCATCCGGAGGATTCAAAAATTCCTTCACTCAAAACCATGGCATATCCAACACCGTTGGCATTATCCTTCTGTTAGTTTATCCTGTCTGGGGGCTGGTTGTTTACTTTCTCTAG
- the LOC122296700 gene encoding oxygen-evolving enhancer protein 1, chloroplastic-like, which yields MAASLQAAATLLQPAKVGVSSRSSLQLRSSQSVSKCFGVEPAAARLTCSLHADIKELANKCVDATKIAGFALATSALVVSGAGAEGVPKRLTYDEIQSKTYMEVKGTGTANQCPTIDGGVDKFAFKPGKYSTKKLCLEPTSFTVKAEGVNKNSPPEFQNTKLMTRLTYTLDEIEGPLEVSPDGTIKFEEKDGIDYAAVTVQLPGGERVPFLFTIKQLVASGKPESFSGEFLVPSYRGSSFLDPKGRGGSTGYDNAVALPAGGRGDEEELVKENVKNTSSSTGKITLSVTKSKPETGEVIGVFESIQPSDTDLGAKTPKDVKIQGIWYAQLD from the exons ATGGCAGCCTCACTACAAGCAGCAGCTACACTCTTGCAACCCGCCAAGGTGGGTGTGTCTTCTAGGAGTAGCCTGCAGCTCAGGTCTTCTCAAAGTGTTTCCAAGTGCTTTGGCGTGGAACCAGCTGCAGCCAGGCTGACTTGTTCTCTTCATGCTGATATTAAAGAATTGGCTAACAAGTGTGTCGACGCTACCAAGATTGCCGGGTTTGCTCTTGCAACATCGGCCCTCGTTGTGTCG ggAGCAGGTGCTGAAGGAGTTCCGAAGAGACTAACCTACGATGAAATTCAAAGCAAGACATACATGGAGGTGAAGGGAACCGGCACAGCCAACCAGTGCCCAACCATTGATGGCGGAGTTGACAAATTCGCTTTCAAGCCCGGCAAGTACAGCACCAAGAAGCTCTGCTTGGAACCCACTTCCTTCACTGTCAAAGCCGAAGGTGTGAACAAGAATTCCCCACCCGAGTTCCAAAACACCAAGCTCATGACTCGCTTGACCTACACCCTCGACGAAATCGAAGGACCCCTTGAAGTATCCCCCGACGGCACCATCAAGTTCGAGGAAAAAGACGGCATCGACTACGCCGCTGTCACCGTCCAGCTTCCCGGCGGCGAGAGGGTACCATTCCTTTTCACCATCAAACAGTTGGTAGCATCAGGGAAACCAGAGAGCTTTAGCGGAGAGTTCTTGGTACCTTCCTACCGTGGCTCCTCTTTCTTGGACCCAAAGGGAAGGGGTGGATCAACAGGTTATGACAATGCAGTAGCATTGCCTGCCGGAGGAAGAGGGGATGAAGAAGAACTTGTGAAGGAAAACGTAAAGAATACATCTTCATCGACGGGGAAAATCACCCTGAGTGTCACCAAGAGCAAGCCCGAGACTGGGGAGGTGATTGGTGTGTTTGAAAGCATACAGCCATCTGACACTGATTTGGGAGCAAAAACTCCAAAGGATGTGAAGATCCAGGGAATTTGGTATGCTCAGCTTGATTGa
- the LOC122296708 gene encoding CASP-like protein 5C1, whose protein sequence is MDELPGALGTSASLALRMGQTVFSSASLLLMCVDVDFYSYTSFCYLVTVMGLVIPWSLTLLAVDAFSVFIRRLPRQPRIVLVVIVGDLVLSFLLLAAASSSASVTDILRDAGRSYCPPKLCGRYQLSAAMAFLSWSLTVSASLFNLWILPSL, encoded by the exons ATGGACGAGTTGCCAGGAGCGTTGGGAACCAGCGCCAGCTTGGCACTGCGGATGGGTCAGACTGTCTTCTCCTCTGCATCCCTTCTCTTAATGTGCGTGGACGTTGATTTCTACAGCTACACTTCCTTCTG CTATTTGGTGACAGTCATGGGTTTGGTAATTCCATGGAGCCTGACATTGCTGGCAGTTGATGCGTTCTCTGTTTTCATTAGACGTTTACCTCGTCAACCAAGAATAGTATTGGTCGTAATTGTAGGAGATTTG GTTTTATCGTTTCTCTTGCTTGCCGCGGCATCCTCATCAGCTAGTGTCACAGATATCCTGCGTGATGCTGGTAGATCCTACTGCCCTCCAAAGTTATGTGGTAGATACCAGTTGTCTGCGGCAATGGCATTCTTGTCTTGGTCCCTTACAGTTTCTGCATCTCTCTTCAATCTTTGGATTCTTCCTTCTTTATAA
- the LOC122296714 gene encoding pentatricopeptide repeat-containing protein At2g22410, mitochondrial-like, which produces MFFTLKYSTVGSRLKHSSFHFHSLPTTFTHRFKSPIHQNLHHLLEKCSSMRELKLIHAQIILRGLTNENLTLGKLVSFCALADNGDLEYARLVFNKAPEPNKFMYNSLIRGYSNGDDPMEAISLYRKMIGSGLSPNEFTLPFVLKACARKLACWEAVVVHGQAIKFGTGFQVCVQNALISVYVVCGSIECARKMFDGISERTLVSWNLMIGGYSKMGFSKEAFLLFQDMRELGVEPDEFTLVSLLSLCSQVCDLDSGRFLHLYIEITGIEIDLIVRNALLDMYAKCGHLHAAKMVFERMPNKNVVSWTSIVTAYAKHGLTISAQKIFDNMPVKNVVSWNSMISTYVRGGRCREALDLYLNMCDLRVVPDEATLVSILSACSQIGDLVMGKKIHNYICSNSSIRGVTLYNSLIDMYAKCGSPRIALDIFYKIPEKNTVSWNAIIGALALHGRGLEAIDLFEKMQACGVRPDEITFTGLLSACSHSGLIDLGRHYFHKMSSIYGLSHEIEHYACMVDLLGRGGLLEEAIRLIGGMPMKPDVVVWCALLGACRTYGNIEVGRQILKQLLVMESYNSGLYVLLSNIYCEAERWEDVKKIRKLMDDYGIKKCRAISLIEIEGCVHEFLVDDKRHEIWRSIHSMLDQLTQHLKFSGYSCNISSAYLDVDEI; this is translated from the coding sequence ATGTTCTTCACTCTCAAATACTCGACCGTTGGTTCCCGCCTTAAGCATTCTTCGTTCCATTTCCACTCTCTACCCACCACTTTCACCCACAGATTCAAGTCCCCCATTCACCAAAACCTCCACCACCTCCTAGAGAAATGCTCATCCATGAGAGAACTCAAGCTAATCCATGCCCAAATCATCCTCCGTGGCCTGACCAACGAGAACCTCACACTGGGAAAGTTGGTTTCTTTCTGCGCCCTTGCCGACAACGGAGATCTCGAATATGCACGGCTCGTATTCAACAAAGCCCCAGAACCCAATAAGTTTATGTACAATAGTTTGATAAGGGGTTACTCAAATGGCGATGACCCTATGGAGGCAATTTCGCTCTACCGCAAAATGATTGGTTCGGGCCTTTCGCCAAACGAGTTTACCCTTCCCTTTGTTCTCAAGGCCTGTGCTCGAAAGTTGGCGTGTTGGGAAGCTGTGGTTGTTCATGGTCAAGCCATTAAATTCGGAACTGGTTTCCAAGTTTGTGTGCAAAATGCCCTTATAAGTGTGTATGTTGTTTGTGGGTCGATTGAGTGTGCCCGGAAAATGTTTGACGGTATTTCGGAAAGGACTTTAGTCTCGTGGAATTTGATGATTGGTGGTTATTCGAAAATGGGTTTTTCCAAGGAAGCTTTTTTATTGTTTCAGGACATGAGAGAATTAGGGGTGGAGCCTGACGAGTTCACCTTAGTTAGTCTACTTTCTCTTTGTTCACAAGTTTGTGATTTGGATTCTGGAAGATTTTTGCATCTTTACATTGAGATTACAGGAATTGAGATTGATCTAATCGTGAGAAATGCTCTTCTGGATATGTACGCTAAGTGTGGGCATTTGCATGCAGCGAAAATGGTTTTCGAACGAATGCCTAATAAAAATGTGGTCTCTTGGACTTCCATTGTTACTGCATATGCTAAACATGGCCTCACTATATCCGCTCAGAAAATCTTTGATAACATGCCAGTGAAAAATGTGGTTTCTTGGAATTCAATGATTTCGACTTATGTCAGAGGAGGCCGTTGCAGGGAAGCTTTGGATCTTTACCTCAACATGTGTGATTTGAGGGTGGTGCCGGATGAGGCTACCTTAGTTAGTATTCTCTCAGCCTGTAGCCAAATTGGTGATTTGGTCATGGGAAAGAAAATCCATAATTACATATGCAGTAACAGTTCAATACGTGGGGTCACTCTATATAACTCCCTCATAGACATGTATGCAAAGTGTGGTTCCCCAAGAATTGCCTTGGATATCTTTTACAAGATTCCAGAAAAGAATACAGTGTCCTGGAATGCTATTATTGGGGCCCTGGCACTCCATGGACGTGGCTTAGAAGCTATAGACCTTTTTGAAAAGATGCAAGCATGTGGAGTTCGGCCTGATGAGATCACTTTCACTGGATTGCTTTCTGCTTGTAGTCACAGTGGTCTTATTGACTTGGGGAgacattattttcataaaatgagTTCCATTTACGGGCTATCACATGAAATTGAGCACTATGCTTGCATGGTTGATCTTCTTGGGAGAGGAGGGCTCTTAGAAGAAGCAATTAGGCTGATAGGAGGAATGCCAATGAAGCCGGATGTTGTGGTTTGGTGTGCCTTGCTTGGTGCTTGTAGGACCTATGGTAATATAGAGGTTGGGAGGCAAATCCTCAAGCAGCTTTTGGTGATGGAGTCATATAATTCAGGGCTTTACGTGCTTCTCTCAAACATATACtgtgaagctgagagatggGAAGACGTGAAGAAGATAAGGAAACTAATGGATGACTATGGGATCAAAAAGTGTAGAGCAATTAGCCTCATCGAGATTGAAGGTTGTGTTCATGAATTTCTGGTTGACGACAAGAGACATGAAATTTGGAGGAGTATACACTCCATGCTTGATCAATTAACACAACATTTGAAGTTTTCAGGATATTCATGCAATATTTCAAGTGCATATTTGGATGTAGATGAAATATAG